Proteins co-encoded in one Camelus bactrianus isolate YW-2024 breed Bactrian camel chromosome 6, ASM4877302v1, whole genome shotgun sequence genomic window:
- the LOC105079888 gene encoding interferon alpha-inducible protein 27-like protein 2, translating into MSAKAIEDGEVAAADAVLPEFGSDEEEELSQSSIQASDGSTPAKPPQGPPQGPPQGPPQGPDGSGSDPTDPPKNRGSNFTHHAARVGAAVIGGVVAVGAVPVVLGAVGFTGAGIAASSLAAKMMSAAAIANGGGVAAGSLVATLQSVGAAGLSTSANIILGSAGSTIGAWLWGLKKAPPSSPSPGPGTKAKRGSQVGDDPPGPQDDTPPNDKSPPS; encoded by the exons ATGTCAGCCAAAGCCATAGAGGATGGGGAAGTTGCTGCTGCCGACGCCGTCCTGCCAGAATTTGGGTCGGATG aGGAGGAGGAGCTTTCCCAATCATCCATCCAGGCCTCTGATGGTTCTACTCCTGCGAAGCCACCACAGGGGCCACCACAGGGGCCACCTCAGGGGCCACCTCAAGGACCAGACGGATCTGGCTCTGACCCCACCGACCCACCCAAGAACAGAGGAAGTAATTTTACCCACCATGCAG CCAGGGTTGGTGCTGCTGTGATTGGAGGAG TTGTGGCCGTGGGGGCTGTGCCGGTGGTGCTGGGCGCCGTGGGCTTCACCGGGGCAGGAATTGCCGCCTCCTCCTTAGCGGCCAAGATGATGTCGGCGGCCGCCATCGCCAATGGGGGCGGAGTTGCTGCCGGCAGTCTGGTGGCGACTCTCCAGTCCGTGG GGGCAGCCGGACTCTCCACGTCAGCCAACATCATCTTGGGTTCCGCTGGCTCAACTATtggggcctggctgtggggtTTAAAAAAGGCACCTCCTTCGTCTCCTTCACCAGGACCCGGCACTAAAGCGAAAAGGGGCTCCCAGGTTGGAGATGACCCTCCAGGGCCTCAGGATGATACTCCCCCAAATGACAAGTCCCCTCCCTCCTAA